In the Burkholderia multivorans ATCC BAA-247 genome, TGCCGCTCGCGTTGTTCCCCGAGCCGTGCGTGTATCGCGACGCGGCCGTGTCGGCGCTCGCCGCGTCGCTGCGCCCGTTTCGCGTGCTGTTCGAAAGCGGCAGCATGGCGGGCTGCGTGTCGGCCGCGCTCGCGGGCTTCGCGGTCACGGCACTCGCACGCAGCCAGCTGCGCGCCGGACTGCGCACATGCGGGCCGGCGGACGGCCTGCCCGCGTTGCCGGCCGCGCGGTTTTACGCATTCGCGTCGAAACCGAACGGCGTCGGTGCGGCGCTGATCGATGCGGTGCGGGACACCGGTCGCACGCGGCAGTTCGCGGCCATGCCGCGCTGAATGGCGTGATGCGGTGCGCGTGTTGCCGCGGGCATCGCGTCGCGTGTCGTATTGCGCCGGATCGTGCCGTACCGCGCCGTCAGTCGCGATCCGCGTCGGCGACACGCTCCGTCAGCGCATCGGCCATCAATTCGCCGAACCACTCGACGAACGCGTTGAGCCGCCGCGACCGATGGCGGCGATGCGGATACACGGCCGAGACATCCATCGGCGCGGGTCGATGCGCGCGCATCACTTCGACGAGCGAGCCGCTCTCGAGCAGATGCGCGACGTCGAAACGCGGGATCTGGATCAGCCCCATCCCGGCGATGCAGCTCGCGATATACGTTTCCGCGTTGTTCACGACGACGCGGCTCGGCAGCGTCAGCGTGTGCCGGCCCGCGTCCGTACCGTACTCCCAATCGACCTCGCGCCCCGTCGTCGGCGATGCATAGCCGATCGCCCAGTGTCCGTGCGCGAGCGCGTCGGGGTGCTCGGGCACGCCGTGCTCGCGCAGATAGTCGGGGCTTGCGCAGTTGATCAGCGCGAACTGCCCGAGCGGGCGCACGACGAGGCTGCTGTCCGCGAGCCGCCCGACGCGAATCGCGCAGTCGACGCCCTCCTGCACGAGATCGATCGACCGGTCGGTCGAGCCGAGCGACAGCTGCAGCTTCGGATGGCGGCGAAACAGCGCCGGCAGGGCGGGCGCGATCACGCGGCGCGCGATCCGGCTCGGCACGTCGACGTTCAGCCGGCCGATCACGTCGCGGTCGCGGCGCCGGAACAGCCGGTCGAGTTCGTCGGCTTCGGCCAGCAGGCGCCGGCCGCGCTCGAGCAGCACCGTGCCGTCGGCGGTCAGCTGCACCTGGCGCGTCGTGCGATGCAGCAGCCGCGTGCCGAGCGCCGCCTCGAGCTGCTGGACGGCCGCCGACACCGTCGCGCGCGGCACGTCGAGCGCGTGCGCCGCCTTGATGAAGCTGCCCATCTCGGCAACCTGAAGGAAGATCCTGACCTGATCGAGCTTGTCCATGTGGCTGCGTGCGCCGCCGGCGCCGAAAACGAAAAAAGGCGCGCGGGCATGCCCGCACGCCTCTCGATTGTCCACGCAAACCGCCCAGTATGGCGCGGCCGCGCGGTATCCGGCGCGTACTTCGTCGCTTACTTCGTCGTATAGCCGCCGTTGATCAGGATCGTCTGGCCCGTGATCCACCAGCCGTCCGTCACGAGATGGCGGATGAACGGCACGACGTCCTCGATGTCGGTCAGCCCCGTCTTGCTGAACGGCGACAGCGCGGCCGCCGTCTTGTGATACGCGACCGCATCGGCGCCTTCGGCCGGATAGAAGAACGGCGTATCCATCGGGCCGGGACCGACGGCCGTCACCGAGATCCCGCGCGCGCCGTATTCCTTCGCGGCCGCACGCGTGAAGTGCTCGACGGGCGCCTTCGATCCTTCGTACGCCGCATAGAACGGCGTGAACGCGCCGAGCAGCGACGTGACGAGCGTGACGAGCTTGCCGTGATCCTCGAGATGCCGGCCGGCTTCCTTGATGAAGAAGAACGCCGACTTGCTGTTCACGGCGAACATCTCGTCGTACTCGGCCTCGTCGATCTCGACGATCGGCTTCTTCAGCACCTTGCCCACCGTGTTGATCGCGATGTCGATCTTGCCGAAGCGCTGCTTCACGTCGTCGAAGAGCTTCGCGACCGCGGCGGCCGTCGTCAGGTCGGCCTGGAACGTGTCGGCCTGCGCACCGGCGGCGCGCAGCGCGGCGGCCGTCTCGTCGGCCTGCGCGCGCGTCGCCGCGCTGTTGTAGTGAATCGCCACGGCCTTTGCGCCGTGGCTCGCGAGATCCCGCGCGATCAGGCCGCCGAGGTTCTTCGCGCCGCCTGCGATCAGGACGACCTTGTCTGCGAGCGTGTGAGTGGCCACGGTTGACTCCTTTCCGGTTGAAGAAGCTCCGAGTTTAGGCATGCGCGCCGCCGCGGTCAGCCGGCCGCGGCTGGATGGATTATCCAGAAAAGCCGCCCAATCGCAGCAGGCGGCCGGCGGCGGCGCCGAACGGTGCGCGATCGCACCGACCGGCGCGGAAAAACGGCGTTGCGCTCAGCGCGCGTGACGCTGCGCGTCGATCTTGCCGAGCAGCCATTGCATGCCCGCGAGATGCTGCTGATCGTGGCTGCACAGGTAATGCAGCAGCCCGCGTACGGTGAGCGGGCCGTAGCCTTCGAATTCGCCCGTGCGCGCGAACTGCTCCGGCGTGAGACGCGACACGATCTCGAGCGTCGTGCGGCGCGCGTCGCGAAACGTCGCGAGCACCTCCGATGCGTACGCGGCGTCGTAGCGCCGCTCGATCGCGAGCGCATCGCCGTCGACCGACACGAGCAGCGGCCGGTCTTCGTCGAGCATGCGCCGCAGCCGCACGTGATAGCCGTCGATCTCGATGTCGCGCACATGGCACAGCTGGCCGAGCGGCGAGAAGCGTTCGCTCGGGATGCCGGTCCAGTCGTCCGGCGTCCAGCGCGCATAGCCGTCCGGCACGGCCGCGAAGTGGGCTTCGAGCAGACGGGGGAAATCGGCAAGTGCATCGAGCGTCGTCGGGTTCATGCGAGCCTCCGGGTCGGACGAGACGATGGCGAACGCGGCGGTGCGCCGCGCGCTTCCTATTTCACGCTGAAAGCGTAGCTTCCCTGCGTGCGGTGTCCGTCGGTCGCGACGGCGACCCATTTCACCGTGTACGCGCCGGCGCCGAGTGCGCTCAGCGGCACGGTCATCCGCTTGCGGTCGCCCGCATCGACGCGGGCACGCCCGTCCGACACCGTCTTGCCGCCGCCGTCGACGACGACGATCGAGCTGAACGCCGGTTCGAGCGTTTCGGTGAAGTCGATCGTCACGGCGGCCGGCGCGGCGGCAAGCACGGCATTGGCGGCCGGATCGCTTTTCGCGACGTGCGCGTGCGCGAACGCAGCCGAGGAAACGGTTGCGGCAAACAGGACGGCGGCCGCGCGGCGGCCGAGCAGACGGGGATCGAAACGCATGGATTCTCGG is a window encoding:
- a CDS encoding LysR family transcriptional regulator, producing MDKLDQVRIFLQVAEMGSFIKAAHALDVPRATVSAAVQQLEAALGTRLLHRTTRQVQLTADGTVLLERGRRLLAEADELDRLFRRRDRDVIGRLNVDVPSRIARRVIAPALPALFRRHPKLQLSLGSTDRSIDLVQEGVDCAIRVGRLADSSLVVRPLGQFALINCASPDYLREHGVPEHPDALAHGHWAIGYASPTTGREVDWEYGTDAGRHTLTLPSRVVVNNAETYIASCIAGMGLIQIPRFDVAHLLESGSLVEVMRAHRPAPMDVSAVYPHRRHRSRRLNAFVEWFGELMADALTERVADADRD
- a CDS encoding SDR family oxidoreductase, producing the protein MATHTLADKVVLIAGGAKNLGGLIARDLASHGAKAVAIHYNSAATRAQADETAAALRAAGAQADTFQADLTTAAAVAKLFDDVKQRFGKIDIAINTVGKVLKKPIVEIDEAEYDEMFAVNSKSAFFFIKEAGRHLEDHGKLVTLVTSLLGAFTPFYAAYEGSKAPVEHFTRAAAKEYGARGISVTAVGPGPMDTPFFYPAEGADAVAYHKTAAALSPFSKTGLTDIEDVVPFIRHLVTDGWWITGQTILINGGYTTK
- a CDS encoding DinB family protein is translated as MNPTTLDALADFPRLLEAHFAAVPDGYARWTPDDWTGIPSERFSPLGQLCHVRDIEIDGYHVRLRRMLDEDRPLLVSVDGDALAIERRYDAAYASEVLATFRDARRTTLEIVSRLTPEQFARTGEFEGYGPLTVRGLLHYLCSHDQQHLAGMQWLLGKIDAQRHAR
- the copC gene encoding copper homeostasis periplasmic binding protein CopC, whose protein sequence is MRFDPRLLGRRAAAVLFAATVSSAAFAHAHVAKSDPAANAVLAAAPAAVTIDFTETLEPAFSSIVVVDGGGKTVSDGRARVDAGDRKRMTVPLSALGAGAYTVKWVAVATDGHRTQGSYAFSVK